One window of the Colletotrichum lupini chromosome 9, complete sequence genome contains the following:
- a CDS encoding major facilitator superfamily transporter, giving the protein MSKQQQLSSPADSQMTFSDPHPAAAEAKVDQNTTDYSSDHPSTIRQTDPEKGGPPAGGAKPSWPGSDAPDGGVTAWLVVLGAWCTSFCSFGWVNSVGAFQEYYQNDLLRNYSPSTISWIPSLQIFFMMAMGPVIGQLYDHYGPRYLILAGTFLHVFGLMMTSLATQYWQILLAQGVCSAIGVAAIFQPALNTIHGWFNVKRGAAFGLLSTGSSIGGIIFPIMVTRLIKSLGYPWAMRICAFMILGLLVIANLTVKAFHPPRPQKVSMDQLIRPFKEYEFVCVVIGFFLFTYGIFVPINYIQVQALEAGMDPNLAQYLVAILNAGSLFGRMFSGIMGDKIGKYNIFVVVCYLTSIWMLALWIPANTDGALIAFAVLFGFCSGAYVSLIAPLIAQISPLHEIGFRTGITFFTNSIGGLTTNPINGAILAGSGGWVGIKVFSGVFCIAGTTFILAARIHRTGWKVFTAF; this is encoded by the exons ATGTCGAAGCAACAACAGCTTTCGTCCCCAGCGGACTCCCAAATGACCTTCTCAGACCCGCACCCAGCTGCTGCAGAAGCCAAGGTTGACCAGAACACAACCGATTACTCCTCCGATCACCCTTCAACGATACGGCAGACCGACCCGGAAAAAGGTGGTCCTCCAGCCGGCGGCGCAAAGCCGTCGTGGCCCGGCAGCGATGCGCCGGACGGAGGTGTAACGGCATGGCTTGTAGTTCTTGGCGCCTGGTGCACATCATTTTGCAGTTTCGGATGGGTGAACA GTGTCGGAGCTTTCCAGGAGTACTACCAGAACGATCTGCTTCGCAACTACTCGCCGAGTACCATTTCATGGATTCCTTCTCTTCAGATCTTCTTCATGATGGCAATG GGCCCCGTCATCGGCCAGCTTTACGACCATTACGGTCCCCGCTACCTCATCCTCGCCGGCACTTTTCTTCACGTCTTTGGTCTCATGATGACCTCTCTCGCAACGCAATACTGGCAGATACTCTTAGCACAAGGTGTGTGCTCCGCCATCGGTGTCGCAGCCATCTTCCAGCCGGCACTGAACACGATCCACGGATGGTTCAACGTCAAGCGCGGAGCCGCTTTCGGCCTCCTCTCTACCGGCTCTAGCATCGGCGGCATCATCTTCCCGATCATGGTGACGAGATTGATCAAGTCTCTGGGGTACCCCTGGGCAATGCGCATCTGCGCTTTCATGATTCTCGGACTCCTCGTCATCGCAAACCTCACGGTCAAGGCCTTCCACCCACCACGACCCCAGAAGGTATCTATGGATCAGCTCATCCGTCCCTTTAAGGAGTATGAGTTTGTCTGCGTCGTCATCGGCTTTTTCCTCTTCACCTACGGCATTTTCGTGCCCATCAACTACATCCAAGTCCAGGCCCTCGAGGCTGGCATGGACCCCAACCTGGCGCAGTACCTAGTCGCCATCCTCAACGCCGGCAGCCTCTTCGGCCGAATGTTCTCCGGCATCATGGGCGACAAGATTGGCAAGTACAACATCTTCGTGGTGGTGTGCTACCTGACCTCGATCTGGATGCTCGCCCTCTGGATCCCGGCCAACACGGACGGCGCGCTAATCGCCTTCGCCGTCCTCTTCGGCTTCTGCTCCGGCGCGTACGTTTCGCTGATTGCACCCCTCATCGCCCAGATCTCGCCCCTCCACGAGATTGGCTTCCGCACGGGAATCACGTTCTTCACAAACTCTATTGGCGGTCTGACGACTAACCCTATCAACGGAGCCATCTTGGCTGGTTCCGGTGGGTGGGTCGGCATCAAGGTGTTCTCGGGTGTGTTTTGCATTGCAGGAACGACTTTCATCCTTGCAGCGAGAATTCACCGCACCGGATGGAAGGTCTTCACTGCATTCTAG